The region catccatccatccatccattttcttggccgcttttcctcacaagggtcgcgggggtgctggagcctatcccagctggcttcgggcagtaggcggggatTTGCATAACATATGCAGACAAAACATATGAAtcgaactcctaacacgtccgcgaaacgagtccaccagcccaccaatctgtaccgtgcgttggcacagctaaatttggtggatatgacactgataaaagTCGCTTGCCTCGGCACAGTCGTCGGCGGCTTGGCTGGCGGTAAAACGCTGCGAGTCTGGTTACTTCCGTGATCACTGCAACGTGACGTTGTTTTGGATGTATGTCACTCGACATGTGCCCTTTGCGCACGCGAGTCGCAGTACGGGAGCGTTGCGTTTACATTagatgtcgcatttgtttttgcaatgtgaacagtacataaaaagattGGATTTATCAAATAAATCCGAATcgggcatcacgccctgcagtgtgaacgtagacTTAGTGGAAGGACTGCTGATACCTGGATGCTTCCTCAAGCAAATGTGTGGAGTTGATTACACTGATTTTGTCTAGCAGTTCACCTGgaagtaacaaaacaaaagtgatgtCAGATCCAACTAGCTTGCTGCCTAAACAGGCAGTTATGAAaacagaagtaaaaaataaacacagtgGTGTTTTAGGTAGGTTATCATCTGCTAGACTGGCAGTCACCTAAAGCCAGCATGTGTCTACTGCAATTTAGAGCCAAGTAGGTTGCTGCCTAAATGGCCAGCtggaggaaacaaacaaaagcaaaaacaatgaATCAACATGTTTGTTTATGTCTGTTCCTGCTGCCAAAACCAACAGTGAGCATATTTCATTCAGTCACATTTAGGCAACTGTAGTAAGTAAGTATTGAAATGTTATCATTTGCTGGATTGATTGTCACCAGAAACTGAAGTGCATATAATTCAGATGTGACTTGCTAACTGCCTAAGTAGACAGCttacaaaaatgtgttgaaatttAATACATTGTTTTCCTCTGCTGGACTGACTTGTCCAAAAACAGCAGGGTGCACATTTAATTGAGACCCAAACTGCTTGCagaacatttttacatttaacaacATGGTGATTCATCTGTAGGACTgttgccaaaaaacaaaatagggTGCATTTAATTGAAACCTAAATAGCTTGCTGCCTAAACaggcaactgaaaaaaaacgtgtaactTAATCGATGTTGCTAAATGAATTTTAGAAAACCAAATTAGACGTGAATGTACGTCACATGGTCAGGTGGCTTACCTGTGGAGATGGGTTGGGTGTGGTCATGTAAAGGAGTGACTTCCCTCTTCCACAAGTGTTCCGGACGTCCGGAGTCTCTCCTTTGCCGGCTCCCCAAAAGCTGATGATACTCGGCCCAGTTTCGGCACTGTTGCACCTTGAAATTAGGGATTTAAGACAGTGATGGCATTTCACACTAagtttaggattttaaacttAAGAGGGCATTTCATATTGTGGTTTCAAAACAGGCTTTCGATTCtacgttaggatttcaaattaggatttcaagtcTGGTTCAAAGTGGGGCTTGGAGCCAGAGATAGagttttaaattaagaattgattttcaaattagggtttcaaacaaagatggggatttcacattagggttttgAGACTGCATTTAGGATGTCAAAGTTAGGACGTCATGCTTGGGTTAAGTTTTCAAGCTAAGAAtcaaatttggatttttaacTCATATTAAGGTAATAAACTATGAAAAGGATTTTAAAGTATGGTTTCAAGCCTAGGTTAGGGTTTGagaatagggtttcaagcccACTCCACACCTTTTTATCTCTGTTGACACCCCAGTTCCTCCTGTGATTCgttctctccctctctgtgtCCTTGGCAGACATCTTCACCTCCCGCTGGTTAATCCTCCTTGTCCACGGTCTGACGTCACACTCACCTACCGTCAGACCACCGGGCAGCAGAGATGGGTCTGGAGAGGTCAAGCAGCCGGTGTGCCCGCGCAATGAGGCCACATCAGGGAACACGATGGAGTCACCCCAGCGTGAGGAAGGGTGGCAGGTATGTTCATTGAACTTATGGCCCACAAGAGGGTCCGTTATCCACCATGGTCGGCCACCGCTTGAATCTGCCGAGGGGCTTTGCAGCCCCAAGGTGCCTGGTGAGGACATCGGCTGAGATTCGGGAGGTGTTGGATCTTCTTCTGCTTCCTTTCTCTTCACAGCGGGCAATTTGTGTGCTTCGCTATggctagatttaaaaaaacaaaaatataattcagaCCCTACTTGCTCGCTGGCCagacagctgattttttttttttttttttacatgatttaaCAAGATTGTTTAAATGCGATggttatttaactcatttgctcccaaaaacatataaaaacgttccattttaaatattgccatggtccgaaaaacatattcatatacgttatgtatttttatgctagagcatatacaagactttaatgcagcttctgaactgaagagaatgcttaaagcaaatgtagttattacaaaaatgtccagaaggtggcagcagagtgtaaaagatcaaccagggccatgtcgcaAAAAGGCTCGcctcactgttttaaacaggtttgttaataatgatgaaacttatagctatattctaatgctaattgctgcaaacggaaacagatagaaatatactttttttcttgatgaaagatgatactctaatctttgtattgattggttccatgtttttatagcaatagaacaatattctgtgggctttgcaatatcagtcaaaatcaagtaaaacagcccgagggggttgcttcagtgaaaatggctgggagtgaattagttaatatttAGGTTTTTACTCGGTATGTCTGTTAGACCGTCAACTGAAAGCAGCAGTATTTAATTCAGACTCAACTAGCTTGCTGCTAAGATAGGCTGTTATAAAACAATTGGGAACAAAAAGAGCTAAATTAAACTTgatgttgttttaaatgtttactcGTCTGATGGACTGTCAGGCACCCAAAACCAGCATGGGCCACGTTTAACTGAAACCTAAAGCTTGCTGCCTAAACAGGAAGctgaaaagtttgtttttcttcaataCAATGATAGTTAAGATTTCTACTTTAATTCACTGCTGGAGTGAATATCACCAGATACCAGAAAGAGTATGTTACAGGCCAAATTAGCATACTGCTTAGATGTGTCGTAGTAAAGCCAGCAGGGGGGCTATCAATTAATTCACACCCAATAGGTTACTGCCTAAATGACAagctgttaaaaaacaaaacactttgtgtctttttttctagCTGTGACACCTGCAAGTGGCGACAGGGCTGTCGCTGCGCTTCCTCTTGAGCGTCCTTCCACCTCGTGACTGCGGCAAGTTGAGTTGCCTGGCGTAAGACGACGGTTCTGAGCTAAGACAAACAGAAAAGCATGCTGATGTCTGGGCCTCAACTACCTCACTGCTCAGCCATCTTGTCCCCGTTACCTGGCATCGAACCTGTGCACCACGTAGCCGAGCCTCTTCAGATGTCCAAACACCTTGGGGAGGGAAAAGGAGGAGTTAAAAGTGTTCACTGGcatttgacttttctttttatcaATTTGGTATCATTCCGGCAGTGTTAAGGCTTGTTGCATCAAATTTTGTGGGAAattatagttttgttttgttttatccaGTTTCTTGTACgataacatattttatatagTTAGCACATTTTTTACCCACTTGCCGAAAATGACCGAAACATTTatgaaaactcaccaaactttgcacactcctCGGGCTCAGCGAAAACAGTGATATTATTAAGTTGCCATAACAACATAACATATAGCGCCCCCCTAGCGTGGAAAAATATGACCCAATCCCGACACGTTTGACCGATGTCTACGAAAATTGGCAGGCACGTCAAGCGTcccaagacacacacaaaagtcagtggaagccatatcctaaaatgtacaggaagtgagctatgattttttgaatgtccaattttggcccgTTTTTGCACATCCACTGTGGTCATACTTTTTGCCtatttgccaacagttttcatccgattgacttctaacttggcatgtaacatctcaagacctgggacaGCAACTGGGgtaaaaaatcttgactttgaaatactatatgacgaGGGCGGGGCCtcaaattttgcctttaatatttccttcatcaaaaaagaggaaatgcttaataactccgCTATAAAAGCTCCAATAAATCGTAAACTTCTCATGCATCTTAATAGTCACGGCCTGAAAACAGTTATACGATAATAATTGGTTATACATGTAGCGTCACCTAGTGGTAGCAAGAAATGCCATACCTTACATTTGTATCTACTGTGCAAGTACATTTGAGGGATCCAGTTGAAAGCCTTAAGATGTTTCTCATGCCCCACACCgaatattgtaacttttcgCCAGAGGGCGTGGCTGTTACAGTGCCGCAAAGTTTGATGATTCGccgtgacaataaaagctgtgttaacttgacccagatgatcctatcttctcaaaatttGACACATTTGATGAAAGTCCAGGCCTGAAGACATCTACAAACTTATATTTATTCGTACTGATAGTGCCATCTACTggcaattttgttttaaaaaaaaatgtttcttcaacttttttctccaaccacgttaactggatctacctcatatttgctcagaagagtGTTTAGGCCTTCATGATGGCATAACacgaagtttgtgagttttcgcTAATCGCTGTGGGTGTGGCAAGGTACTGTTCACCAAGAAAACAACGCCAAGGGCCcaaacatgcacagaaactcatgaaacttggcacacacatctgatctgacaaaatgagcaatattttatCGTGCATTGagcgatttttacaaaaattactcaCTATCGTCCCCTAGAAATTTTTAAGGAAGCAGCCCCAGTTGTACGTTTAAGCAtgatctacaaaaaaaaaaaattgtgtttgagggagcccaagacctacaaaaaaagtctcttggacccatatgctaaaatgaacaggaaCAGGACTTTTAGAAATACAATTTGACGGGGAGAGGTTtatcattttttgtgtttcatatttCCTTCACCATGAAAGACGAAATGCGTAATAACTCCCCGGTACATCCTCCAAAAAATCTCAAACTTCACATGTACGTTTATAGTCACGACCTGAAGGTATCTCTGTGACAATATTCAGTTAACTATAACTATAGTGCCACCTAGcccttgggtcaaaaaaaaaaattacgataCATAAGGTATTTTGTCCAACATTTGGATactctttgtaagtgtgataactaagtcatttataaatatctttttactttccaccactcaaaatgttcagtggcatcagacctatctacataAAACTAACGATGATGTGAATAtatgtacttttaaaaaatgccaatcAGGGCAACTCATTGCCAAAAAAGGACGCTGATTTTTGAGGGTTTGAATATTGATCAAAACTCATTGACCCTTGAACACTCATCACATctggcaaaaaaatgtaaaggtttattatgccattttctaAGGAATTTGGCTTTGAATGTGCCAGTACACAACGTGCCCGTACCCAatgtgcaagtaccccaaagtggcccgggctgcaagggccctttatagctgcccgCAGCTCTAGTTTTAGTTTGGTATTGTATACtatgtgcctttttaaaattgtgccGAAAGCTGCTGGAACAAAATTTTGTTGTGcttgcaatgacaataaagttttttttattctatttatttatttttctaaaacagACGcatcttagatttttttttggggggggggggtgcaaaatttcatttacattcatttcaatggggaatataataatgatgtcaaatacagtataaatcttttgagttacaagcatggTCATGAAGGGAAacaaacttgtatctcaaggcacaactgtaagtaaaacaaaaacaaaaacaaatgcagacCTGAATTTTGTTGCTAATCTTCGACATATCCAAGACTAACGCCATCAAAGCCCCATCATGCTATTTGTTATATAATTCCTTTATGTTTTTGGTAATTAAAACGCAATAACTCAACTCAATAATTCAACTGGCACATAATAAAACTGGCACTTAAAGGGTTAAAATccatcttttccttttttctttttttttaaatggtagtTTTAGGCAAGTCTGAACATAACCCATTGATGGATGATGATTACATagcattttgtttgtgcg is a window of Vanacampus margaritifer isolate UIUO_Vmar chromosome 2, RoL_Vmar_1.0, whole genome shotgun sequence DNA encoding:
- the tsen54 gene encoding tRNA-splicing endonuclease subunit Sen54 isoform X3, with the protein product MADENTDNTEPKFYSEVLSPSELFSARTRSHKIPVRGQKDFYPDDSEEQRERLEQSLSEHWSLVSEERVERLSNLVKGVWIPSEHIVELKSPAGKFWQTMGFSAGGKQYLLPEEALYLMECGNVQVFYQDLPLSIQDGFECFLSSDTVSLQQYQVFGHLKRLGYVVHRFDASSEPSSYARQLNLPQSRGGRTLKRKRSDSPVATCSHSEAHKLPAVKRKEAEEDPTPPESQPMSSPGTLGLQSPSADSSGGRPWWITDPLVGHKFNEHTCHPSSRWGDSIVFPDVASLRGHTGCLTSPDPSLLPGGLTVGECDVRPWTRRINQREVKMSAKDTERERTNHRRNWGVNRDKKVQQCRNWAEYHQLLGSRQRRDSGRPEHLWKREVTPLHDHTQPISTGELLDKISVINSTHLLEEASRLKASEEWRICFTVYQPDTVANFKKSNPGKPFARMCVCSFSGPVPDLAAIKQLSFQSGDVQVVFAVVDAGDISFYTFKDFQLPIDVYP
- the tsen54 gene encoding tRNA-splicing endonuclease subunit Sen54 isoform X2; its protein translation is MVGAVALGPRKEGSAQTLDLTKMADENTDNTEPKFYSEVLSPSELFSARTRSHKIPVRGQKDFYPDDSEEQRERLEQSLSEHWSLVSEERVERLNLVKGVWIPSEHIVELKSPAGKFWQTMGFSAGGKQYLLPEEALYLMECGNVQVFYQDLPLSIQDGFECFLSSDTVSLQQYQVFGHLKRLGYVVHRFDASSEPSSYARQLNLPQSRGGRTLKRKRSDSPVATCSHSEAHKLPAVKRKEAEEDPTPPESQPMSSPGTLGLQSPSADSSGGRPWWITDPLVGHKFNEHTCHPSSRWGDSIVFPDVASLRGHTGCLTSPDPSLLPGGLTVGECDVRPWTRRINQREVKMSAKDTERERTNHRRNWGVNRDKKVQQCRNWAEYHQLLGSRQRRDSGRPEHLWKREVTPLHDHTQPISTGELLDKISVINSTHLLEEASRLKASEEWRICFTVYQPDTVANFKKSNPGKPFARMCVCSFSGPVPDLAAIKQLSFQSGDVQVVFAVVDAGDISFYTFKDFQLPIDVYP